A stretch of Halodesulfovibrio sp. MK-HDV DNA encodes these proteins:
- a CDS encoding efflux RND transporter permease subunit: MSRQIGFIRYFAGHPTASNLLMLILLVLGIVTAPKLVRETFPDFSPSEVEIVVTYSGATAEDVEESICQRIEDAVDGVANVEEVRSEARENRGRVVVKMLEGGDVKQFVDDVKTEIDAIDDFPTEADEPVVQRLGRKHSVVSIAVSGPMSLPHLKLYCEQLKDRMLKDPLITLVDVEGFSEHQIRIEVPAATLMQFGLSMSDITDVISRQSIDLPAGTVQTHDADILIRFADQRRKIYEFEDLIVASGKTGAEIRLGDIAHISDTFELDEDKYIFNGNRAGKLVIKKTVEQDSLRILDSVQKIMNAELSVVPQGVSLALTDNTTTIVRDRLQMLVINGIEGLILVFLVMWLFFSIRLSFWVVMGLPVSFLGAVFAIDAAGLTLNMITMVGMLLSLGLVMDDAIVIAENVAAHMARGKSALRAAVDGTSEVAMGVLSSFATTVLIFGAIAMQVSGNIGRVLWVMPAVLILTLFVSLVEAFLILPSHLVHSLEHAPETKTRFRVWFDTKFEHIREDVLGRAVDTVIKWRYLFVSSVFCLLLISVAMLAGGVLKTSAFPDVEGDVLQARVLLPQGTPLERTESVVEKLISSLDVINSNYSPQQPDGQPLVQNIAVQYNKNTDANEVGAHVVTLTLDLLSAELRTTSIDELTQEWRKTAKNIPDVVTITYKEPALGPAGLPIDIRIKGNDLPQLKAASRELQIWLASFEGVFDLTDDLRPGKPEILVHLKSGATVLGMSAGTIAQQLRAAFNGKEAAQIQNGAEAYDVSVRLADADRNSLGDLEYFHVTTPSGAQIPLGTVAVLENGRGYARIARIDSVRTVTIQGDIDTAVANSNEILAETKASFFPALMQKYPAIEFALEGQAKEGAKTGESMRDALLFGIFGIFILLSFQFRSYIEPLVVISTIPLAFIGVIWGHLLMGLELSMVSIMGFASLAGVVVNDSILLVEFVKIRLREGASASQAATSASRSRFRAVLLTSLTTIVGLVPLLSERSLQAQVLIPLATSLVFGLLASTLLVLFVVPSLYTILDDLGLTARQNTSVN, from the coding sequence ATGAGTCGGCAGATAGGATTTATCCGGTATTTTGCAGGGCATCCTACTGCGTCGAATCTGCTTATGCTGATCTTGTTGGTACTTGGTATTGTCACTGCGCCAAAATTGGTGCGCGAAACGTTTCCAGACTTTTCCCCTTCAGAAGTGGAAATTGTAGTTACGTATTCCGGTGCTACTGCGGAAGATGTGGAAGAATCTATTTGTCAGCGAATTGAAGATGCAGTGGATGGCGTTGCCAACGTGGAGGAAGTGCGAAGCGAAGCCCGCGAAAACAGGGGCAGAGTTGTTGTAAAAATGCTCGAAGGCGGCGACGTAAAACAGTTTGTTGATGATGTAAAAACAGAGATCGACGCTATTGATGACTTTCCAACGGAAGCGGATGAGCCTGTTGTGCAGCGGCTTGGTCGTAAACATAGTGTGGTATCCATTGCTGTCAGTGGTCCTATGTCGTTGCCGCATTTGAAGTTGTACTGCGAGCAGTTGAAAGACCGCATGTTGAAAGATCCGCTCATTACGCTTGTGGATGTTGAAGGCTTTTCGGAGCATCAAATTCGTATTGAAGTGCCAGCGGCAACGTTAATGCAATTCGGGCTTTCCATGTCGGATATTACCGATGTCATCAGCCGTCAGAGTATTGATTTACCAGCGGGTACAGTACAAACACACGACGCAGACATTCTAATCCGTTTCGCTGATCAACGTAGAAAAATTTATGAGTTCGAAGACCTGATTGTCGCATCCGGTAAAACCGGAGCAGAGATTCGACTCGGTGATATTGCACACATTAGCGATACCTTTGAGCTCGACGAGGATAAGTACATCTTCAACGGCAATCGTGCAGGCAAGCTGGTTATTAAAAAGACTGTAGAACAGGATTCGTTGCGAATTCTCGATTCTGTTCAAAAAATTATGAACGCAGAACTGTCAGTGGTTCCGCAGGGTGTGTCTTTAGCCTTAACAGACAACACAACAACCATTGTGCGCGATCGTCTGCAAATGCTTGTTATCAACGGCATAGAAGGGCTTATTTTGGTATTTTTGGTCATGTGGCTTTTCTTTTCCATCCGGCTTTCATTCTGGGTTGTTATGGGGCTGCCTGTGTCCTTTCTTGGCGCTGTGTTTGCCATAGATGCAGCGGGGCTGACGCTGAATATGATCACCATGGTCGGTATGCTGCTGTCTCTCGGGTTGGTGATGGATGATGCCATTGTTATCGCCGAGAACGTTGCGGCGCATATGGCACGAGGGAAAAGTGCGTTGCGCGCTGCTGTGGATGGCACAAGCGAAGTGGCAATGGGCGTACTTTCTTCCTTCGCCACCACTGTGCTTATCTTCGGTGCCATTGCAATGCAGGTGAGCGGTAATATCGGCAGAGTGCTATGGGTAATGCCCGCTGTGCTTATCTTAACCCTTTTTGTAAGCCTGGTTGAAGCCTTCCTTATACTGCCGAGTCACCTTGTGCATTCCTTGGAGCATGCACCGGAAACCAAAACTCGCTTTCGTGTATGGTTCGATACAAAATTTGAACACATTCGCGAAGATGTTTTGGGACGTGCTGTAGATACCGTCATTAAATGGCGTTATCTGTTTGTAAGTAGCGTATTCTGCTTGCTCCTTATCTCTGTAGCTATGCTTGCGGGCGGCGTGCTTAAAACAAGTGCATTCCCCGATGTGGAAGGCGATGTGCTGCAAGCTCGTGTGCTGTTGCCGCAGGGAACTCCGCTAGAGCGTACAGAATCTGTTGTAGAAAAACTCATCAGCAGTCTAGACGTCATAAATAGTAATTACAGCCCACAGCAACCGGATGGACAGCCATTGGTGCAGAATATTGCGGTTCAATACAATAAGAATACGGATGCCAACGAAGTGGGGGCGCATGTAGTGACGCTTACGCTCGACTTGCTGAGTGCAGAGCTGCGAACAACATCTATCGATGAACTCACACAAGAATGGCGCAAGACGGCAAAAAATATTCCGGATGTAGTCACCATCACATATAAGGAACCGGCGCTGGGTCCAGCGGGGCTTCCTATTGATATCCGTATTAAAGGAAACGATCTGCCGCAGCTCAAAGCCGCATCGCGCGAGCTTCAAATCTGGCTTGCTAGCTTTGAGGGCGTGTTTGATCTGACAGATGACCTGCGACCGGGGAAACCTGAAATTTTGGTGCATTTGAAATCAGGTGCTACTGTTTTGGGAATGAGTGCAGGAACTATTGCACAGCAGCTTCGTGCTGCATTTAATGGCAAGGAAGCGGCGCAGATTCAAAATGGCGCAGAAGCATATGACGTGAGCGTTCGTTTAGCAGATGCAGATAGGAACAGCCTTGGCGATTTGGAATACTTCCATGTAACCACGCCTTCTGGTGCACAGATTCCGCTAGGCACTGTGGCAGTATTGGAAAATGGCAGGGGCTATGCCCGTATCGCTCGTATTGATTCTGTTCGCACTGTAACAATACAGGGTGACATAGATACGGCTGTGGCGAACTCCAACGAAATTCTTGCAGAAACAAAGGCATCATTCTTCCCTGCTCTTATGCAGAAATATCCCGCAATTGAGTTCGCTCTGGAAGGGCAGGCAAAAGAAGGTGCCAAAACAGGCGAATCCATGCGTGACGCGTTGCTGTTTGGCATTTTCGGTATTTTTATTCTACTTAGTTTCCAGTTTCGCAGTTACATAGAACCACTTGTAGTCATTAGTACCATCCCGCTGGCATTTATCGGCGTGATATGGGGACATTTGCTTATGGGGCTGGAGCTCTCAATGGTCAGCATAATGGGCTTTGCATCCTTAGCAGGGGTAGTGGTGAATGATTCCATCTTATTGGTGGAGTTTGTGAAAATACGCCTGCGTGAAGGGGCATCTGCATCTCAGGCTGCCACATCTGCAAGTAGAAGTAGATTTAGAGCCGTGTTGCTTACATCGCTTACCACCATAGTGGGGCTGGTGCCGTTGCTCAGCGAGCGAAGCTTGCAAGCACAGGTGCTTATTCCACTGGCAACAAGCCTTGTATTCGGGCTTCTCGCGTCTACTTTGCTCGTTTTGTTCGTCGTACCGTCGCTGTATACGATACTCGATGATCTAGGACTTACCGCACGGCAAAACACTTCAGTAAACTAG
- a CDS encoding calcium-binding protein has translation MSGMGIAELQRGMDARYAKDRVLASRGAGSPVASASSSSNSASTSAPAYVVEISSEAKELSKQALEKSLTEQASRGIERTVVDIDSSSTSDVASLVTKLGSKLTFKHGMDRANSPFVLIEVTDSNGNHFHAKVAENTIINENKDGTLSFQKFSGLSGNEDDIIIDFSGDVDSGAGDDFIVSVANEGTLRRKGRVSIDGGAGNDIIYSTTDAGFVTLKGGAGNDYINVNAGNASLDVNSGAGHDFVKIDDVGARGVVDSGAGDDIVSVTTDSGAALKIRTGDGDDSVNVDRTESFDTTIGYTDISTGAGKDQIYVSRVGSESNIPIDEVGGTIDTGTGADSVVVGKAYNLELKGNEDGADNVTIVEEYETPPELKKKGYVQPDFKGEIAEKGDHRAEFTKAVREAMLHNADENTTKLVAAGSTVKKQQEAAAKAIYKDAATDA, from the coding sequence ATGTCAGGTATGGGCATTGCTGAACTTCAAAGGGGAATGGATGCACGGTACGCAAAGGATCGTGTACTGGCATCGCGCGGGGCTGGTTCGCCAGTTGCTTCTGCAAGTTCCAGTAGTAACTCTGCATCGACATCGGCTCCTGCGTATGTCGTAGAAATTTCGTCTGAAGCAAAAGAGCTGTCAAAGCAGGCATTGGAAAAAAGCCTTACAGAACAAGCGAGTAGAGGGATCGAACGCACTGTTGTGGATATCGATTCATCGTCTACGTCAGATGTTGCATCACTGGTTACCAAGCTGGGAAGTAAGCTTACTTTTAAGCATGGAATGGACAGGGCAAACAGCCCGTTTGTATTGATCGAGGTAACTGATTCAAATGGGAATCACTTTCATGCAAAAGTCGCTGAGAATACCATAATTAATGAAAATAAAGATGGCACACTATCGTTCCAGAAGTTTTCAGGACTTAGCGGAAATGAAGATGACATCATTATCGATTTTTCAGGTGATGTAGATTCTGGCGCGGGCGACGACTTTATTGTGTCCGTTGCGAATGAGGGCACACTGCGGCGAAAAGGCCGTGTGTCCATAGATGGTGGTGCTGGTAACGATATTATCTATTCGACCACTGATGCTGGGTTTGTTACCCTGAAGGGTGGCGCCGGTAATGACTATATTAATGTTAATGCTGGTAATGCATCTTTAGATGTAAATTCAGGCGCAGGTCATGATTTCGTAAAAATTGATGATGTTGGCGCCAGAGGTGTTGTTGATTCCGGTGCAGGTGATGACATTGTCTCTGTAACAACTGATAGTGGTGCTGCCTTAAAGATTCGTACCGGGGACGGGGATGATTCTGTTAATGTGGACAGAACAGAATCTTTCGATACGACTATAGGCTATACAGACATATCTACAGGTGCTGGCAAGGACCAGATTTATGTAAGCCGTGTCGGCTCAGAGTCGAATATTCCGATAGATGAAGTTGGCGGCACAATTGATACTGGTACTGGCGCGGATTCTGTTGTCGTAGGGAAGGCCTATAATCTCGAATTAAAGGGCAATGAGGACGGTGCAGATAATGTTACTATTGTGGAAGAATATGAGACTCCTCCAGAACTAAAAAAGAAAGGGTATGTGCAACCTGATTTCAAAGGTGAAATAGCAGAAAAAGGCGATCATCGAGCAGAATTTACTAAGGCTGTTCGAGAGGCTATGTTGCATAATGCAGATGAGAATACCACTAAGCTGGTTGCAGCCGGTAGCACTGTGAAAAAACAGCAAGAAGCAGCTGCAAAGGCTATCTATAAGGATGCTGCCACGGATGCCTAA
- the argB gene encoding acetylglutamate kinase codes for MKDYAKAQLTSRILIESLPYIKKFHGEIVVIKYGGHAMKDEELGRAFAQNIALLKYVGLKPVIVHGGGPQIGQMLDALNITCQFREGQRVTDEATMDVVEMVLVGKVNKEIVNKLNMSDCKAVGLSGKDGTLLRARKLRMVASGVDKPPEIIDLGKVGEVIGVESGLLTSLLSEGYTPVIAPVGVDAEGNTYNINADSVAGAIAGALPAKRLLLLTDVAGILDADKNLLEELTIKETLELFEDGTLQGGMIPKVKCCLDAINDGVSRATILDGRVENSVLLELFTNSGIGTQILGNK; via the coding sequence ATGAAAGACTACGCTAAAGCACAGCTTACATCACGCATTCTCATTGAATCTCTTCCGTATATTAAGAAGTTCCATGGTGAAATTGTGGTCATCAAATATGGTGGTCACGCAATGAAAGACGAAGAGCTTGGTCGTGCATTTGCTCAGAACATTGCTCTTTTAAAGTACGTAGGCTTAAAGCCGGTAATCGTACACGGCGGCGGCCCACAGATTGGTCAAATGCTTGATGCTCTTAATATTACCTGCCAGTTCCGCGAGGGACAGCGAGTAACCGACGAAGCAACCATGGATGTTGTAGAAATGGTGCTCGTAGGCAAAGTAAACAAAGAGATTGTTAACAAGCTCAATATGTCAGACTGCAAAGCTGTAGGGCTTTCCGGCAAAGACGGTACACTTCTTCGCGCCCGCAAGCTTCGTATGGTTGCAAGTGGCGTAGACAAGCCACCTGAGATCATCGATCTTGGTAAAGTCGGCGAAGTAATAGGTGTAGAGTCAGGTCTGCTAACCAGTCTGCTCTCAGAAGGATACACACCAGTTATCGCACCAGTAGGCGTAGATGCAGAAGGTAACACCTACAACATCAACGCAGACTCCGTAGCCGGTGCAATAGCAGGCGCATTGCCCGCTAAAAGACTTCTGTTACTTACAGACGTTGCCGGTATCCTTGATGCAGACAAAAACTTGCTCGAAGAGCTGACCATAAAAGAAACTCTCGAACTTTTCGAGGACGGAACGCTGCAAGGTGGCATGATCCCGAAAGTGAAATGCTGCCTCGATGCCATCAATGATGGCGTCTCACGCGCTACTATTCTCGATGGTCGTGTAGAAAACTCCGTACTGCTGGAGTTGTTTACAAACAGCGGCATTGGTACACAGATTCTCGGTAATAAGTAG
- the hslU gene encoding ATP-dependent protease ATPase subunit HslU, with protein MYTYLSGDYNVLTPREIVSELDKYVIGQNGAKRMVAVAMRNRWRRQQIEPLLRDEIAPKNIIMMGPTGVGKTEIARRLAKLSASPFVKVEATKFTEVGYVGRDVESMVRDLMELSVALVRNEETTRVRAQAETNAEERLLDLLLPGSAPKPMQEPVTTFDTPAADADKANSTREKMRKMFREGRLDDREVEMELEIAPQGIEVMAVPGMETMGSQFSDLFSKAFPSKKKKKRMKIGDALPLLVEEEAARLVDEEKVTELAKERVEESGIIFIDEIDKVASSQQGGKSSDISREGVQRDLLPIVEGSVVNTKYGMIKTDHILFIAAGAFHHSKPSDLIPELQGRFPLRAELTALGKDEFLRILKEPHNALTIQYSALLATEGVTITFADDGLEEIAAFAEMTNQETENIGARRLYTIMEKILSDISFEAPDRSGEEIVIDRAFVEKHLEDVREDRDLSRYIL; from the coding sequence TTGTACACATACTTATCAGGAGATTATAACGTGCTTACACCACGTGAGATTGTATCCGAACTGGATAAATACGTTATTGGACAGAATGGTGCCAAACGCATGGTAGCAGTTGCTATGCGTAACCGCTGGCGACGCCAGCAGATCGAGCCGTTATTACGCGACGAGATCGCACCTAAAAATATTATTATGATGGGTCCTACCGGCGTTGGTAAAACAGAAATTGCCCGCCGTCTTGCCAAGCTTTCTGCTTCTCCGTTTGTAAAAGTAGAGGCAACTAAGTTCACAGAAGTCGGGTACGTTGGCCGTGACGTTGAGTCTATGGTTCGTGACCTGATGGAACTGAGCGTTGCCCTTGTACGTAACGAAGAAACAACTCGTGTTCGTGCACAGGCAGAAACCAACGCAGAAGAACGTCTTCTCGACTTGCTTCTTCCGGGTTCTGCCCCAAAACCGATGCAGGAACCTGTTACAACATTTGATACGCCAGCAGCTGACGCGGACAAAGCAAACTCCACCCGTGAGAAAATGCGTAAAATGTTCCGTGAAGGTAGACTTGATGACCGCGAAGTAGAAATGGAGCTTGAAATCGCTCCACAGGGCATCGAAGTCATGGCAGTTCCGGGCATGGAAACCATGGGCAGCCAGTTTAGCGACCTTTTCAGCAAAGCTTTTCCTTCTAAGAAAAAGAAAAAGCGCATGAAAATTGGCGATGCCTTGCCGCTTCTGGTTGAAGAAGAAGCAGCACGCCTTGTTGATGAAGAAAAAGTCACCGAACTGGCAAAAGAACGTGTTGAAGAGTCCGGTATTATCTTTATCGACGAAATAGACAAAGTTGCCAGCTCCCAGCAAGGCGGCAAATCTTCAGACATCTCACGCGAAGGTGTTCAGCGAGACTTGCTTCCAATCGTTGAAGGCAGCGTTGTTAATACTAAATACGGCATGATCAAAACAGATCACATTCTGTTTATCGCAGCGGGTGCTTTCCATCACTCCAAGCCGTCTGACCTTATTCCGGAATTACAGGGTCGTTTCCCGCTCCGTGCAGAATTGACTGCTTTGGGCAAAGACGAGTTCTTACGTATTCTTAAAGAGCCTCACAACGCCCTTACCATTCAATACTCTGCACTCCTTGCAACAGAAGGTGTAACTATTACCTTCGCAGACGACGGGCTGGAAGAAATTGCAGCCTTTGCAGAAATGACCAACCAGGAAACTGAAAACATTGGCGCGCGTCGTCTCTACACTATTATGGAAAAGATTCTGAGCGACATCTCTTTTGAAGCTCCAGATCGTTCCGGTGAAGAAATTGTTATCGACCGCGCATTTGTAGAAAAGCACTTAGAAGATGTTCGCGAGGATAGAGACTTAAGTCGCTACATCCTCTAA
- a CDS encoding Do family serine endopeptidase, translated as MTIRKKLLLLPIFVLAVTLTTLPAMADLPNFTELAKKAGPAVVNISTQKKVAAPQQNQPGMQEFFKDNPSTPFDDFFKQFERYFGGGRPRAETERSLGSGFILSSDGFIATNNHVVEGADEIKVNILDEKGDYESYDAKIIGTDPLTDLALLKIKAKRELPTLELAEFSEVEVGQWVLAIGNPFGLDHTVTSGIVSALGRNISNNPYDNFLQTDASINPGNSGGPLLNLKGEVIAINTAIIARGQGIGFAIPSSTIKDIITRLKTDKKIRRGWLGVSITNVDPNMAKALGLKEAEGAFIAQVVPGEPAAAAGLLEGDIILKVNGEAVADAAELIRAVSALEPGSTAKFTVYRKDKNITVKVKLGERGAKDQKKPSQKGPRGKDSDIKGLGLTLGPLDVKSAQALGLKEIKGLLITNIIEGSIAARAELRAGDVILEANLTPVNSVKEFKNILKTQGEKRGAVLLKIVRQQQVMFRTMTLDK; from the coding sequence ATGACAATTCGTAAAAAGCTACTTTTACTCCCTATTTTTGTATTAGCGGTTACGCTAACAACTCTCCCTGCCATGGCGGATTTACCTAACTTTACCGAGTTAGCAAAAAAAGCAGGCCCAGCTGTTGTTAACATCAGCACACAAAAAAAAGTTGCAGCCCCGCAGCAAAACCAGCCGGGCATGCAGGAATTCTTTAAAGATAACCCAAGCACACCGTTCGATGACTTTTTTAAACAGTTTGAGCGGTACTTCGGTGGTGGCCGCCCTCGCGCCGAAACAGAACGTTCACTCGGCTCCGGATTTATCCTTTCTTCAGACGGTTTCATCGCAACCAACAACCACGTTGTTGAGGGTGCAGATGAAATCAAAGTTAACATTCTGGATGAAAAGGGAGACTACGAGTCATACGACGCAAAAATTATCGGTACCGATCCGTTAACCGACCTCGCTCTTTTAAAAATTAAAGCAAAACGAGAGCTTCCTACCCTTGAACTCGCCGAGTTCTCTGAAGTTGAAGTAGGCCAATGGGTTCTCGCTATCGGTAACCCGTTCGGGCTGGATCATACTGTCACCAGCGGCATTGTCAGCGCGCTTGGCCGTAACATCAGCAACAACCCGTATGACAACTTCCTTCAGACAGATGCATCCATCAACCCCGGTAACTCCGGTGGCCCTCTTCTTAACCTCAAGGGTGAAGTAATCGCCATCAATACCGCCATCATCGCACGTGGTCAGGGTATTGGTTTTGCTATTCCTAGTTCTACTATTAAAGACATCATCACCAGACTGAAAACCGACAAAAAAATCCGTCGCGGTTGGCTTGGTGTTTCCATTACCAACGTAGACCCGAACATGGCGAAAGCTCTCGGACTTAAAGAAGCAGAAGGCGCATTCATCGCGCAGGTGGTACCGGGAGAGCCCGCCGCAGCGGCAGGTCTCCTCGAAGGTGACATCATCTTAAAAGTAAACGGTGAAGCCGTTGCAGACGCAGCAGAACTTATTCGCGCTGTATCCGCACTCGAACCGGGCAGCACTGCTAAGTTTACCGTGTACCGCAAAGACAAGAATATTACCGTTAAGGTAAAGCTTGGCGAACGCGGAGCTAAAGACCAGAAAAAGCCTTCACAGAAAGGCCCACGCGGCAAAGACAGTGACATAAAAGGGCTTGGACTTACTCTCGGCCCGCTCGACGTGAAATCAGCACAGGCACTTGGTCTTAAAGAGATCAAAGGTCTACTTATTACTAATATTATTGAAGGAAGCATTGCTGCACGCGCAGAACTGCGCGCTGGTGATGTTATCCTCGAAGCAAACCTGACTCCGGTCAACTCAGTCAAAGAGTTCAAAAACATCCTGAAGACTCAAGGCGAAAAACGCGGAGCTGTGCTCCTCAAAATCGTTCGACAGCAGCAGGTTATGTTCAGGACTATGACTCTGGATAAATAA
- a CDS encoding 30S ribosomal protein S1, which produces MTGSEDSRPNGTMENFEEMLEAYTGADKALSVGDKVSGPIIGMSGDNLFVDAGAKIDGIADRSEFLDDAGELTVAEGDTVELYVTAVKADAIHLSKAISGPAGAAMLEEAFNAKLPVEGKVLATRKGGFDVEVSKRRVFCPVSQIDTRFVENAEEYVGQTFSFAIIKFEQRGRNIVVSRRALLEQEQQAARDEFLKDVNEGDLIDVTITRLTNFGAFAELTAGVEGLIHVSELSWTRIAQSDEAVSVGDKLRVKLLGVETDKKGQLRISLSAKQVQENPWNRVESEITAGEVRNGKVVRITPFGAFVEVLPGIDGLVHISEMSYTKRIHKAEDVVSVGDTVSVKIKSIDLSSRRISLSMRDAEGDPWADVEERFPAGAEVEGTIESSSDFGLFINLAPGVTGLMPKSLMAKADKAANLDALKAGDKVEVTISQLRTAERKVTLAPKGVAASEDTSWKAHRKTQTAKAEPQSNFGSLGSLLQDALNKKK; this is translated from the coding sequence ATGACCGGTTCCGAAGATAGCCGTCCAAACGGCACCATGGAAAATTTTGAAGAAATGCTGGAAGCCTACACTGGCGCTGATAAGGCGCTTTCTGTTGGCGACAAAGTTTCTGGCCCAATCATTGGTATGTCCGGTGATAACCTTTTTGTCGACGCTGGAGCGAAGATCGACGGCATTGCCGACCGTTCTGAATTCCTCGATGACGCAGGTGAACTCACAGTTGCTGAAGGCGACACCGTAGAACTCTACGTTACTGCTGTCAAAGCTGACGCAATCCATCTCTCAAAAGCTATCAGTGGCCCTGCTGGTGCAGCTATGCTCGAAGAAGCATTCAACGCAAAACTTCCTGTTGAAGGTAAAGTTCTTGCTACCCGTAAGGGTGGCTTTGATGTTGAAGTTTCTAAACGTCGCGTATTCTGTCCAGTTAGCCAGATTGATACACGTTTTGTTGAAAATGCAGAAGAGTATGTTGGTCAAACATTCTCCTTTGCTATCATCAAATTCGAACAGCGCGGCCGCAACATTGTTGTTTCCCGTCGTGCTCTGCTCGAGCAGGAACAGCAGGCAGCTCGTGATGAGTTCCTCAAAGACGTTAACGAAGGCGATCTTATTGATGTAACCATCACTCGCCTTACTAACTTTGGCGCATTTGCAGAACTTACTGCTGGCGTTGAAGGTCTCATCCACGTTTCAGAACTGTCTTGGACACGTATTGCCCAGTCAGACGAAGCTGTATCCGTTGGTGATAAACTGCGCGTTAAACTGCTTGGCGTAGAAACCGACAAAAAAGGTCAGCTCCGCATTTCTCTTTCAGCTAAACAGGTTCAGGAAAACCCTTGGAACCGTGTTGAGTCTGAAATCACTGCTGGTGAAGTACGCAACGGTAAAGTTGTTCGTATCACACCATTCGGTGCATTTGTTGAAGTGCTTCCTGGCATTGACGGTTTGGTACACATTTCTGAAATGTCCTACACCAAACGTATCCACAAAGCAGAAGACGTTGTTTCCGTTGGCGACACCGTTTCTGTTAAAATTAAGTCCATCGACTTAAGTTCCCGTCGCATCTCCCTCAGCATGCGTGATGCTGAAGGTGATCCTTGGGCAGACGTTGAAGAACGCTTCCCAGCAGGCGCTGAAGTTGAAGGCACAATTGAGTCTTCCTCTGATTTCGGTCTGTTTATCAACCTTGCTCCGGGCGTTACCGGTCTTATGCCGAAGTCTTTGATGGCTAAAGCTGATAAAGCAGCAAACCTTGATGCTCTCAAAGCAGGCGACAAGGTTGAAGTAACTATTTCTCAGCTCCGCACTGCTGAGCGTAAAGTTACTCTCGCTCCTAAAGGCGTAGCAGCCTCTGAAGACACTTCCTGGAAAGCGCATCGTAAAACACAAACTGCAAAAGCAGAGCCACAGAGCAACTTCGGTTCTTTGGGTTCCTTACTGCAGGACGCGCTCAACAAGAAAAAATAA
- a CDS encoding peptidylprolyl isomerase, with protein sequence MAKAKARHILVDSEDTCNELKARIVGGEDFAAIAKEYSKCPSGRRGGELGEFFPGQMVPEFDTVCFHEEVGVVHGPVQTQFGYHLVEVTERQD encoded by the coding sequence ATGGCAAAAGCTAAAGCACGTCATATCCTCGTTGATTCTGAGGATACTTGTAACGAACTTAAGGCACGCATTGTTGGCGGAGAAGATTTCGCTGCGATTGCAAAAGAGTACTCTAAGTGCCCATCTGGCCGCCGTGGCGGAGAACTCGGTGAATTCTTCCCGGGTCAAATGGTACCAGAATTTGATACTGTTTGTTTCCACGAAGAAGTAGGCGTTGTGCACGGCCCTGTTCAGACTCAGTTCGGCTACCACCTCGTGGAAGTTACTGAGCGTCAGGACTAG